The following proteins are co-located in the Vigna unguiculata cultivar IT97K-499-35 chromosome 9, ASM411807v1, whole genome shotgun sequence genome:
- the LOC114164649 gene encoding LOW QUALITY PROTEIN: citrate-binding protein-like (The sequence of the model RefSeq protein was modified relative to this genomic sequence to represent the inferred CDS: deleted 1 base in 1 codon) yields MVSHPIFHQTLVLFLLCVTTLSLVAADPTDGFTQLSLTSSNFQVQKPYDVSQGDRYTFINGVHRLWVYNSDKPHTTTSQTAPRTEIRITGYDYTSGVWQFEGHFYVPSGTTGTCIQQVFGGATHATTSQTRVYGGSLTHYQSTTLQQNIYNKWHRFNVIHDVGANNVKIYIDGIRKFNGNGRGAGVHYMKFGVTHRKVLPPIWNLDGGISSFLEDIRD; encoded by the exons ATGGTGTCCCACCCCATTTTCCATCAAACCCTTGTGTTATTTCTCCTCTGTGTCACAACTCTTTCCTTGGTTGCTGCCGATCCCACAGATGGCTTCACCCAACTTTCATTAACTAGTTCCAACTTTCAGGTCCAAAAGCCTTATGATGTTTCACAAGGCGACCGTTACACCTTTATAAATGGAGTGCACAGACTTTGGGTATACAACTCAGACAAGCCTCACACCACTACCAGCCAAACAGCACCACGAACTGAGATTCGTATCACG GGGTACGATTATACATCTGGTGTGTGGCAATTTGAAGGGCATTTCTACGTCCCCAGTGGCACAACCGGGACATGCATCCAACAAGTGTTCGGTGGAGCCACCCATGCCACAACCTCTCAGACTAGGGTCTATGGTGGATCTCTCACTCACTACCAGTCAACTACTCTACAACAAAACATCTATAATAAGTGGCACCGTTTCAACGTCATCCATGACGTGGGTGCCAACAACGTGAAGATTTATATCGACGGGATCCGGAAATTTAATGGAAATGGTCGTGGAGCCGGCGTTCACTACATGAAGTTTGGGGTT ACGCACAGGAAGGTGCTTCCCCCTATATGGAATCTCGATGGAGGGATATCAAGCTTTTTAGAAGATATTAGAGATTGA